Proteins encoded in a region of the Deltaproteobacteria bacterium genome:
- a CDS encoding acyl-CoA dehydrogenase: protein MDFSFTTEQETFRQELRAWLAAKMPASASALHHLQPHALPEDLAFLKAWQRQVHEGGWTGISWPKEYGGRGASLVERVIFDQEMAAAKAPSLLNVLGLEIVGPTIIVHGSEPQKKAHLAKILSGEEIWSQGYSEPNSGSDLASLRTRALDHGDDFIVTGQKVWTSLAKYADWCLLLVRTSPDVPKHQGLSCLLVDMKSPGITVKPLRTMTGDSEFNEVFFEDVRVPKTQLLGEKDQGWRIIVTSLMFERQGLSFYFTFSQKRAYDDMLATARQTQRYGQPSMRDPHVRQKFAQSYIECELLKLNNYRALTRLLRGNPPGPEGSLPKLQWAETNQRMQELAVDIQGAHGQLYQGDIRARHDGYWQYGFLRARANSIEGGTSEIQRNIIAERVLGLPKGR from the coding sequence ATGGATTTCTCTTTTACGACAGAACAGGAAACGTTTCGTCAAGAATTGCGTGCGTGGCTCGCCGCCAAGATGCCGGCGTCAGCTTCCGCGTTACACCACCTCCAGCCGCACGCCTTGCCGGAAGATCTCGCGTTTCTCAAAGCCTGGCAACGGCAAGTGCATGAAGGCGGATGGACGGGGATTTCTTGGCCCAAAGAATACGGCGGACGTGGTGCGTCGCTGGTGGAGCGGGTAATTTTCGACCAGGAAATGGCCGCCGCCAAAGCCCCGTCGTTGTTGAATGTCCTCGGACTCGAAATCGTTGGGCCGACGATCATTGTCCACGGCAGCGAGCCGCAAAAGAAAGCCCATTTAGCCAAGATCCTGAGTGGCGAGGAAATCTGGAGCCAGGGGTATTCCGAGCCGAACTCCGGTTCCGACCTCGCATCGCTCAGAACTCGCGCACTCGATCATGGCGATGACTTCATCGTGACCGGACAAAAGGTGTGGACGAGCTTGGCCAAGTATGCCGATTGGTGCCTGCTCCTCGTGCGGACGAGTCCGGATGTTCCTAAGCATCAAGGACTCTCTTGTTTGCTAGTGGATATGAAAAGCCCAGGCATTACGGTCAAACCGCTGCGCACCATGACCGGCGATAGCGAGTTCAACGAAGTCTTTTTTGAAGATGTACGCGTACCGAAAACCCAGCTTTTAGGGGAGAAAGATCAAGGCTGGCGCATCATCGTCACCTCGCTTATGTTCGAGCGCCAAGGACTCAGTTTCTATTTCACCTTCTCTCAGAAACGTGCGTACGACGATATGCTAGCCACCGCACGCCAGACGCAGCGGTACGGGCAGCCAAGTATGAGGGATCCGCATGTCCGGCAAAAATTCGCGCAATCCTATATCGAATGCGAATTGCTCAAGCTGAATAACTATCGCGCTTTGACCCGACTCCTGCGCGGCAATCCCCCAGGACCGGAAGGCTCGCTCCCGAAACTGCAATGGGCGGAAACCAATCAGCGCATGCAAGAACTGGCGGTCGACATCCAAGGCGCTCACGGTCAGTTGTATCAGGGAGATATTCGAGCCCGTCACGATGGCTACTGGCAATATGGGTTTCTCCGCGCCCGCGCGAACTCCATTGAGGGCGGAACGTCGGAGATTCAGAGGAATATCATCGCGGAACGGGTATTAGGGTTGCCCAAGGGCCGTTGA
- a CDS encoding nucleotide sugar dehydrogenase: MVELRNRIESHAARVAVMGQGYVGLPLAIEFAKAGFSVTGIDLDADKVAALNRGASHIPDVPTETVRELVASKRYRAATAMDALGESDAIIICVPTPLRKAKDPDISFVLSATTEVKKRLRAGQLVVLESTTYPGTTEEMLLPMLEESGLKVGRDFFLAFSPERIDPGNEQFKVKDIPKVVGGITPECTRMTAALYEQIVSRVLQVSSPTVAELAKLYENTFRSVNIALANEFALMCRYLGSSVWEVIEAAATKPFGFMPFSPGPGIGGHCIPIDPIYLSWKLRLNGYEARFIALADEINRGMPHQVIALLMDGLNVRKKCLNGARLLILGAAYKRGVGDLRESPALDVMKELIAKGANLVYADPFVQSLASEGLDLPRVTLTAALVRRQDAVVVLTDHREFDYRLVVDHADLVVDSRNATRGLNAPQGRIVRL; the protein is encoded by the coding sequence ATGGTGGAGCTGCGAAATCGCATCGAATCGCACGCAGCGCGTGTGGCGGTGATGGGACAAGGATATGTCGGATTGCCTCTGGCGATCGAATTCGCCAAGGCTGGGTTTTCCGTCACTGGTATCGATCTCGATGCCGATAAAGTTGCAGCGTTAAATCGTGGAGCATCGCATATCCCTGACGTGCCAACGGAGACTGTGCGTGAATTGGTGGCCTCCAAACGGTACCGCGCCGCGACTGCTATGGATGCCCTAGGCGAGAGCGATGCCATTATCATTTGCGTGCCGACGCCCTTGCGCAAGGCGAAAGATCCCGACATTTCCTTCGTTCTGTCCGCAACCACGGAAGTAAAGAAACGCTTGAGAGCTGGGCAGTTAGTGGTGTTAGAAAGCACGACGTATCCTGGTACGACCGAGGAAATGTTGCTGCCCATGTTGGAAGAAAGCGGCTTGAAAGTCGGGCGTGACTTTTTCTTGGCATTTTCACCGGAACGGATCGACCCAGGGAACGAACAATTCAAGGTCAAGGACATCCCCAAGGTGGTGGGGGGCATCACTCCAGAATGCACGCGCATGACGGCGGCTCTGTACGAGCAAATTGTTTCGCGAGTACTTCAGGTTTCAAGCCCCACGGTTGCCGAATTGGCCAAACTCTACGAAAACACGTTCCGCAGTGTGAACATCGCCCTTGCTAACGAATTCGCCCTCATGTGCCGGTACCTGGGATCGAGTGTCTGGGAAGTGATCGAGGCTGCCGCCACCAAGCCTTTCGGGTTCATGCCCTTTTCTCCAGGCCCGGGCATTGGCGGACATTGCATTCCCATCGACCCTATCTATTTGTCCTGGAAACTGCGCTTAAACGGGTATGAAGCGCGCTTTATTGCCTTAGCCGACGAGATCAATCGCGGCATGCCGCATCAGGTCATCGCTCTGTTGATGGACGGATTGAATGTACGAAAAAAATGCTTAAATGGTGCGCGCTTACTGATTCTGGGCGCGGCGTACAAGCGAGGCGTCGGCGATTTGCGCGAGTCCCCCGCACTCGATGTAATGAAAGAGCTGATCGCCAAAGGCGCAAACCTCGTCTATGCCGATCCCTTCGTACAGAGCTTAGCGTCCGAAGGATTAGACCTCCCTCGGGTCACGCTGACGGCCGCTCTCGTGCGCCGTCAAGATGCAGTCGTGGTTCTGACCGACCATCGGGAGTTCGACTACCGTCTGGTGGTCGACCACGCCGATTTAGTGGTCGATTCCAGAAACGCCACGCGCGGACTCAATGCCCCGCAAGGACGCATCGTGAGGCTCTAG
- a CDS encoding L,D-transpeptidase, with the protein MQPFSLFFIGVLFAVCNPSGCILQTPPVPQEIPALQGPATLLPRGKTEAILAWASEEKSFLVIDKSCGTVDLYRHGHLLKTYPAVFGRQSGSKIHEGDQRTPTGFYMITEKDHHPRWSRFLHLDYPNLQDRLRYQKNLAEGNIPKQANGYLGAGGAIGIHGTDKESFNQARINWTFGCVSLSSKDVQELYNLISVGTLVYIKE; encoded by the coding sequence GTGCAGCCATTTTCTCTTTTCTTTATCGGAGTCTTGTTTGCAGTATGCAACCCGTCAGGCTGCATACTGCAAACTCCTCCAGTACCGCAAGAAATCCCAGCGCTCCAGGGTCCGGCCACACTCCTGCCAAGAGGAAAAACGGAAGCAATACTTGCCTGGGCAAGCGAAGAGAAATCTTTCCTCGTGATCGACAAGAGTTGCGGGACCGTGGATCTTTATCGCCACGGACATCTGCTAAAAACTTACCCTGCCGTATTCGGCCGCCAGTCCGGCAGCAAAATCCACGAAGGCGATCAGAGAACTCCTACTGGATTCTATATGATCACGGAGAAGGATCATCATCCGCGCTGGAGCCGATTCCTTCACTTGGATTACCCCAACCTCCAAGATCGCCTCCGCTATCAAAAAAATCTTGCAGAAGGCAACATTCCTAAGCAAGCCAATGGTTACCTAGGAGCAGGAGGAGCGATTGGTATTCACGGCACCGATAAAGAAAGCTTCAACCAAGCGAGGATTAATTGGACATTTGGTTGTGTCTCGCTGTCTAGCAAGGATGTACAAGAGCTTTACAATCTTATTTCCGTAGGTACGCTCGTGTACATCAAAGAGTAA
- the argJ gene encoding bifunctional glutamate N-acetyltransferase/amino-acid acetyltransferase ArgJ, whose amino-acid sequence MRIRVERRPIVVPGFRFAGVACGIKPSRKRDVALIVSAVPGNAAAAFTTNKAPGAPIVLGKERLKAGRLQAIAVNSGIANVSTGPAGLRLAQDSCALVGNTLGIDERLILPSSTGKIGVLPPWEKLQPGLLAACQSLSPKGFWQALAGIMTTDAFPKAAVAQIEIEGKQISIAGMAKGAGMINPNMATMLCYVFTDACVSILALKKTLSSTLADSFNAISVDGDTSTSDTVVLLANGIAQNRGVRETGRDFQLFQTAVGGILRDLSRQVVKDGEGATRVVDIFVKGARSTDDAQKIVRAVACSPLVKTAFYGGDPNWGRIVCAVGYSGAALNLAKLDIFIGEVPIGRQGISTGKDRERDAATVMHSPEFSVTIDVHLGRGTAHVVTSDLTVGYVRFNSAYST is encoded by the coding sequence ATGCGGATTCGCGTAGAGAGACGGCCGATCGTCGTGCCGGGATTTCGATTTGCCGGTGTTGCGTGTGGGATCAAGCCCAGTAGAAAAAGAGACGTGGCATTAATCGTTTCGGCGGTGCCAGGGAACGCCGCTGCGGCGTTCACGACCAATAAGGCTCCTGGCGCTCCTATCGTGTTAGGAAAAGAACGCCTCAAAGCTGGGCGTTTACAGGCCATTGCCGTCAATAGCGGAATTGCCAATGTGTCAACCGGGCCGGCTGGGCTCCGTTTGGCACAGGACTCTTGTGCGCTCGTGGGCAACACCCTTGGTATTGATGAGCGACTGATCTTGCCCTCTTCAACCGGAAAAATTGGCGTTCTTCCGCCATGGGAAAAACTCCAGCCTGGTCTTCTCGCCGCATGTCAGTCGCTTTCCCCAAAAGGGTTTTGGCAGGCGCTGGCCGGTATAATGACGACCGATGCTTTTCCCAAAGCTGCAGTGGCACAGATTGAAATAGAGGGGAAACAGATTTCAATCGCTGGGATGGCCAAGGGTGCCGGCATGATCAATCCCAACATGGCAACGATGCTGTGTTATGTCTTCACCGATGCTTGCGTGAGCATTCTCGCCCTCAAAAAAACCCTCTCCTCTACTTTGGCTGATTCTTTCAATGCCATTTCCGTCGATGGCGACACCAGTACGAGCGACACCGTCGTTTTGCTGGCGAATGGAATCGCCCAAAATCGTGGAGTACGCGAGACCGGGCGTGATTTCCAACTCTTTCAGACTGCCGTTGGCGGGATATTGCGGGATTTGTCTCGGCAAGTCGTCAAAGACGGGGAGGGGGCTACCCGGGTCGTGGACATCTTTGTGAAAGGGGCACGCAGCACGGATGACGCCCAAAAAATCGTTCGTGCAGTGGCGTGTTCTCCCTTGGTCAAGACGGCCTTTTACGGGGGAGATCCGAATTGGGGACGGATTGTCTGTGCGGTCGGGTACTCGGGAGCGGCGTTGAATCTGGCGAAGTTAGATATTTTTATCGGCGAGGTCCCCATTGGCCGCCAAGGAATCAGCACGGGGAAAGACCGGGAAAGAGATGCCGCGACGGTGATGCACTCCCCTGAATTTTCCGTCACGATCGATGTCCATCTGGGTCGTGGCACCGCGCATGTGGTGACTTCCGATTTGACTGTGGGGTATGTGCGGTTTAATTCCGCGTACTCAACCTAG
- the gatB gene encoding Asp-tRNA(Asn)/Glu-tRNA(Gln) amidotransferase subunit GatB gives MEYEAIIGLEVHAQLRTESKIFCGCSTKFGAAPNHHTCPVCAGLPGVLPVLNRRVVEYAIRTALATQCQVRRVSRWARKNYFYPDLPKGYQISMYEMPIAEHGYVDIEADGARKRIRLTRIHMEEDAGKTIHDAGNDASLVDLNRAGVPLLEIVSEPDLRSPEEAGAYLRTLRTVLQYIEVCDGNMEEGSLRCDANVSIRPHGARTFGTKVEIKNLNSFRAVEKAISYEIHRQQRATHMGETIVQETRLWDANREVTRNMRSKESAHDYRYFPDPDLLPLVVEQPWIDTIAATLPELPTARRDRFMHDYSLPLYDANVLTMRKDVADYYETTVRAYPSEPKAVSNWVMDSILRALKDDNRDQQLTSTAWPCPPEHLGTLVRLIHEGKISGKIAKTVFDAMCATGTSPETIIAEQELAQVSNEHELTVQIDHVMAANPEKVANYRAGREKLLQFFVGQVMRATQGKAHPQRLMDLLQQKLAAGQ, from the coding sequence TGCATGCCCAGTTACGTACCGAGTCGAAAATTTTTTGTGGTTGCTCGACAAAATTCGGTGCCGCGCCGAACCATCACACCTGCCCGGTCTGTGCTGGCTTGCCTGGCGTCCTGCCGGTGTTGAACCGCCGAGTCGTGGAATATGCCATTCGCACGGCACTGGCCACCCAGTGCCAAGTGCGCCGTGTCAGCCGCTGGGCGCGCAAGAATTATTTCTACCCGGACCTCCCCAAGGGCTATCAAATCAGTATGTACGAAATGCCGATTGCCGAGCATGGCTATGTGGACATCGAGGCCGACGGAGCGCGGAAGCGCATCCGGCTGACCCGTATCCATATGGAAGAGGATGCGGGAAAAACCATCCATGATGCCGGCAATGACGCCAGTCTCGTCGATCTCAACCGTGCCGGCGTCCCGCTGCTCGAAATCGTGAGCGAACCCGATCTGCGGTCCCCTGAAGAGGCCGGTGCTTACCTGCGTACCTTGCGAACCGTCCTCCAATATATCGAGGTCTGCGACGGTAACATGGAGGAAGGCAGTCTCCGCTGTGACGCCAACGTGTCGATCCGTCCGCACGGCGCACGTACGTTCGGCACGAAAGTCGAAATCAAAAATCTGAATTCTTTCCGCGCTGTAGAAAAGGCTATCTCCTACGAAATTCACCGCCAACAGCGCGCCACGCACATGGGCGAGACCATCGTCCAAGAAACGCGCTTGTGGGATGCAAACCGCGAGGTGACCCGGAATATGCGCAGCAAAGAGTCCGCGCACGACTACCGCTATTTCCCGGACCCGGACTTGCTGCCGCTGGTCGTCGAACAGCCCTGGATCGACACGATCGCCGCCACGCTACCAGAGTTGCCGACGGCGCGCCGCGATCGCTTTATGCACGACTACAGCCTCCCCTTGTACGATGCCAACGTGTTAACCATGCGCAAAGACGTGGCCGATTATTACGAAACCACAGTCCGCGCCTACCCCTCCGAGCCTAAAGCGGTCAGCAATTGGGTGATGGATAGTATTCTCCGTGCCCTGAAGGATGACAACCGCGATCAACAGCTCACCAGCACGGCATGGCCTTGCCCGCCCGAGCACTTAGGCACCCTCGTTCGCCTCATTCACGAAGGGAAAATCAGTGGCAAGATCGCCAAGACCGTGTTCGACGCCATGTGTGCCACCGGAACATCCCCGGAGACGATCATTGCCGAGCAAGAGCTCGCCCAAGTGAGCAACGAACACGAACTCACCGTGCAAATCGATCACGTCATGGCGGCAAATCCAGAGAAGGTGGCCAATTATCGCGCCGGTCGCGAGAAACTCTTACAGTTTTTTGTCGGCCAAGTGATGCGCGCCACCCAAGGAAAAGCGCACCCGCAACGCCTCATGGATCTCTTGCAGCAAAAACTCGCGGCTGGACAGTAA
- a CDS encoding glutamate racemase, whose protein sequence is MRPCPEQAKQTKIFPVTKESAIGIFDSGVGGLTVLQQIARLLPRELLVYLGDTARYPYGSKSSEVVTQYSCENTDFLMDRGLKMLVVACNTASAVALPTLRERYALPVIGVIEPGAHEACRRSQNRRIGIIGTKATISSGAYTQALRTIDPSVEVYSRACPLFVPLVEEGWVDNEVARATIAVYLGSLKHSGIDTLILGCTHYPLLKRAIASFLGPSVGLVDSAEQTATAVSDALASAGLLRRKGAGSASFFVTDEPDRFVKVGAPFLGHQVESAVRVESCLWSPLVGRQRVESERVN, encoded by the coding sequence ATGCGGCCTTGCCCAGAGCAAGCGAAGCAGACTAAGATCTTCCCGGTGACGAAGGAATCTGCAATTGGTATTTTCGATTCTGGGGTGGGCGGGCTCACCGTCCTTCAACAGATTGCACGCTTATTGCCGCGAGAGTTGCTGGTGTATCTTGGGGATACGGCCCGCTATCCGTACGGGTCGAAATCTTCAGAAGTCGTCACACAGTATTCCTGTGAGAATACCGATTTCTTAATGGACCGCGGTCTAAAAATGCTCGTCGTGGCCTGCAATACCGCCTCGGCTGTTGCCTTACCAACCTTGCGGGAACGCTATGCACTCCCAGTGATTGGCGTGATCGAGCCTGGGGCACACGAGGCTTGCCGGCGCAGTCAGAACAGACGCATCGGCATTATTGGGACGAAGGCAACGATCTCGAGTGGTGCGTATACGCAAGCACTCCGTACGATTGATCCGTCGGTTGAGGTGTACTCGCGTGCTTGTCCACTCTTTGTTCCTCTCGTCGAGGAAGGGTGGGTGGATAACGAAGTAGCGCGGGCAACCATTGCCGTGTACTTGGGCAGTCTGAAGCATAGTGGCATCGATACGTTAATCTTGGGGTGTACGCATTATCCGTTACTGAAAAGAGCCATTGCCTCGTTTTTGGGTCCCAGCGTTGGTCTTGTTGACTCAGCGGAGCAGACAGCGACGGCGGTGAGCGATGCCCTTGCCAGTGCCGGTCTTCTCCGGCGTAAAGGCGCGGGCAGTGCGAGTTTCTTTGTCACCGATGAACCGGATCGGTTTGTGAAAGTCGGCGCGCCCTTCTTGGGTCACCAAGTGGAATCCGCAGTGCGAGTAGAGAGTTGCCTGTGGTCACCCCTGGTTGGTCGACAGCGAGTGGAGAGCGAGCGGGTGAACTGA
- the secA gene encoding preprotein translocase subunit SecA, translating into MLTALLHKVFGSKNDRELKKIRPLVAKTHECEAELSRLSMDGLREKTHAFQARIRAATQELRAHFGEVQKRALSDELRGEESREEREQWKEEADALEKDLRKAEAEVLNEILPEAFAIVREVSRRVTGMRHFDSQILGGIVLHQGKIAEMKTGEGKTLVATLPIYLNALLGRGVHLITVNDYLARRDVQWMGPIYHALGLSVASIVHDTSFLFDPTYIVKDYRYINLRPIDRKDAYAADITYGTNNEFGFDYLRDNMKFSLDDYVQRELHFAIVDEVDNILIDEARTPLIISGPAEESTDKYYALDRVIPRLQKEADFTIDEKLRAVTLTEGGIAKVERILGVKNLYDPSEIATLHHVNQALKAHAIFKRDVDYVVKDGEVLIVDEFTGRLMPGRRWSDGLHQAVEAKEKVRIREENQTLATVTIQNYFRMYKKLSGMTGTADTEAVEFKKIYTLDVVVIPPNKAMARDDAPDVVYKTEREKFNAAIEDIAECHGRGQPVLVGTVSVEKSEHLGKLLKRKGIKHSVLNAVNHEAEANIIAQAGRFGVVTIATNMAGRGTDILLGGNPEFLARAEIEKLWLNNKVNAASPSATPTNKSYEESLEELRAEYTEAVSRAKLQYEKEWLPFEEARNAALKRMTETYRPFLYASWQKARTDYEQMAGQVDLTNGAREDAARMRQYRQTCVAYEVAISEYDKVIGPTLTEDQQQEYDAAREEYADLFAEGRHLAEAEHRSVVRNRYERVVADYTRAIARVAEGVVSKNGEVERVYQEARLAYEDAAQAYEQAEAAYEEKHRPYEEAVAAVEHGYEESRRERVKVVEEVREQFEKSPDLYKQQFDDVLEKYKKICAEEREKVVAAGGLHILGTERHEARRIDNQLRGRAGRQGDPGTSRFYLSLEDDLLRIFGAERVQKIMERLGMEEGEPIEHGLVTRAIENAQKRVEAHNFDIRKHLLEYDDVMNKQREIIYQQRRSFLAGENLKSEVVEMIETLAAEIGASFANREVFPEEWDWKGLDDALFRQFNLRLTLGEEEKKEFSPEKLEDLVLGAVRQVYESREQSFTPPVLRYLEKMILLQTIDGLWKDHLLSMDHLKEGIGLRGYGQKNPLQEYQKEAFAMFEGLLERMQADVVEKLFTVQIARQEDAQRIEQPRRLPQRQVLVSHGGQVAAQVTPQQNPGRKDQPKVGRNDLCPCGSGKKYKKCHGT; encoded by the coding sequence ATGTTGACAGCCTTGCTCCACAAGGTCTTCGGTAGCAAAAATGACCGAGAGTTGAAAAAAATTCGTCCTCTGGTGGCGAAGACGCACGAGTGCGAAGCTGAACTGTCTCGGCTGAGCATGGACGGCCTCAGGGAAAAAACGCACGCATTCCAGGCGCGCATCCGTGCAGCCACCCAAGAACTCCGAGCGCATTTTGGGGAGGTGCAGAAGCGCGCTCTCAGCGACGAGCTGCGTGGTGAAGAATCGCGTGAGGAACGCGAACAATGGAAAGAAGAAGCCGACGCTCTAGAAAAAGACTTGCGCAAGGCCGAAGCCGAAGTCTTGAACGAGATCTTACCTGAAGCGTTCGCGATCGTGCGGGAAGTGTCGCGGCGTGTGACTGGCATGAGACATTTCGATAGTCAGATCCTCGGCGGTATCGTCCTCCATCAAGGAAAAATCGCTGAGATGAAAACTGGCGAGGGAAAGACCCTCGTTGCGACATTGCCGATCTATTTGAACGCTTTACTCGGGCGTGGGGTCCATCTCATTACCGTGAACGACTACTTAGCCCGACGCGATGTGCAATGGATGGGACCGATTTATCACGCGCTCGGGTTGTCGGTCGCCTCTATTGTGCATGACACCAGCTTCTTGTTCGACCCGACCTATATCGTCAAAGACTATCGCTACATCAACCTCCGACCGATTGATCGGAAGGACGCCTATGCTGCGGATATTACCTACGGGACGAACAACGAATTCGGCTTCGACTATCTGCGCGACAACATGAAGTTTAGCCTCGACGATTACGTACAACGTGAACTGCATTTCGCGATCGTTGACGAAGTGGATAATATTTTGATCGACGAGGCCCGGACGCCGCTGATCATTTCCGGGCCAGCCGAAGAATCGACGGATAAATACTATGCCCTTGATCGGGTGATTCCTCGGCTGCAAAAAGAGGCGGACTTCACCATCGACGAGAAACTCAGGGCCGTGACTTTGACTGAAGGAGGCATAGCGAAAGTCGAGCGTATTCTCGGAGTTAAAAACCTGTACGATCCCTCTGAAATCGCCACTTTACACCACGTCAATCAAGCCCTGAAAGCGCACGCTATTTTTAAACGTGACGTCGATTATGTGGTCAAAGATGGAGAGGTCCTGATCGTTGACGAATTCACCGGCCGTTTGATGCCCGGTCGTCGCTGGTCCGATGGTCTCCACCAAGCCGTAGAAGCGAAAGAAAAGGTCCGCATTCGCGAGGAAAATCAAACGCTCGCCACCGTCACGATTCAAAATTATTTCCGCATGTATAAAAAGCTGAGCGGCATGACCGGCACGGCGGATACGGAGGCCGTGGAGTTCAAGAAGATCTACACCCTTGATGTCGTCGTGATTCCTCCAAACAAAGCGATGGCTCGGGACGATGCCCCTGACGTCGTCTACAAAACGGAGCGAGAGAAGTTCAATGCGGCGATTGAAGATATTGCCGAATGCCACGGGCGTGGCCAGCCCGTGCTAGTGGGGACGGTCTCGGTGGAGAAGTCCGAACATTTGGGCAAGTTGCTCAAACGGAAAGGCATTAAGCACAGCGTCCTCAACGCCGTCAATCACGAAGCTGAAGCCAATATCATCGCGCAGGCTGGCCGGTTCGGCGTGGTGACGATCGCGACGAACATGGCTGGCCGAGGGACCGATATTCTCCTCGGCGGTAACCCAGAGTTCCTCGCCCGGGCAGAAATCGAAAAGCTGTGGCTCAATAATAAGGTCAATGCCGCTTCTCCTTCTGCGACGCCGACAAACAAAAGCTATGAAGAAAGCTTGGAGGAGTTGCGGGCGGAATATACTGAAGCGGTGAGTCGGGCAAAACTGCAATACGAGAAGGAATGGCTCCCTTTCGAAGAAGCGCGTAATGCGGCACTCAAACGCATGACCGAGACCTATCGGCCTTTTTTATACGCCTCCTGGCAGAAAGCGCGGACAGACTATGAGCAAATGGCCGGGCAAGTCGATTTGACCAACGGCGCTCGTGAGGACGCTGCGCGTATGCGGCAGTATCGGCAAACCTGCGTCGCTTATGAGGTCGCAATTTCTGAATACGACAAAGTCATCGGGCCGACACTGACCGAAGACCAACAACAAGAATACGACGCCGCGCGGGAGGAATATGCTGATCTCTTTGCTGAAGGGCGCCACCTTGCTGAAGCTGAACACCGCAGCGTCGTGCGCAATCGCTACGAGCGTGTCGTAGCCGACTACACGCGGGCGATTGCCCGCGTGGCTGAAGGAGTAGTGAGCAAAAACGGAGAAGTGGAGCGCGTCTATCAGGAGGCTCGACTGGCGTATGAAGACGCGGCACAGGCGTATGAGCAAGCTGAGGCAGCGTACGAAGAGAAACATCGTCCGTACGAAGAAGCGGTAGCGGCAGTTGAGCACGGGTACGAGGAGAGCCGCCGTGAGCGTGTAAAGGTCGTTGAGGAAGTACGAGAGCAATTCGAGAAGTCCCCCGACCTCTATAAGCAACAATTCGACGATGTCCTAGAGAAATACAAAAAGATTTGTGCCGAAGAACGCGAAAAGGTGGTCGCTGCCGGTGGCTTGCATATTCTTGGGACGGAACGCCATGAGGCCCGACGAATCGACAACCAGCTCCGAGGGCGCGCTGGGCGGCAAGGCGATCCTGGAACGTCGCGCTTTTACCTGTCTCTAGAAGACGATCTTTTACGAATCTTCGGGGCCGAGCGCGTACAGAAGATTATGGAGCGACTCGGCATGGAGGAAGGGGAACCGATTGAGCACGGTCTTGTGACCCGGGCGATCGAAAACGCGCAGAAGCGTGTCGAGGCGCATAACTTCGACATCCGCAAACACTTGCTGGAATACGATGATGTCATGAACAAACAGCGAGAAATCATCTACCAGCAGCGTCGGAGTTTTCTCGCCGGAGAGAATTTGAAAAGCGAAGTTGTGGAGATGATCGAAACGCTCGCCGCAGAAATCGGCGCTTCCTTTGCCAATAGGGAAGTTTTCCCTGAAGAGTGGGACTGGAAGGGACTGGACGATGCGCTCTTTCGTCAGTTCAACCTGCGCCTGACCTTGGGTGAAGAGGAGAAAAAAGAATTCTCTCCAGAAAAACTTGAAGATCTGGTGCTGGGTGCTGTCAGGCAAGTCTACGAGTCGAGGGAACAATCCTTTACTCCTCCGGTGTTACGATATCTAGAGAAAATGATTCTTCTCCAGACGATTGATGGTCTGTGGAAAGATCATCTCCTGTCCATGGACCACCTGAAAGAGGGGATTGGACTGCGCGGCTACGGACAAAAGAATCCCCTGCAAGAATACCAAAAGGAGGCGTTCGCGATGTTTGAAGGGCTGCTTGAACGCATGCAAGCCGATGTCGTGGAGAAGCTCTTCACCGTGCAGATCGCTCGCCAAGAAGATGCGCAACGCATCGAACAACCGCGCCGTCTCCCACAACGTCAGGTGTTGGTCAGCCATGGCGGTCAAGTTGCGGCCCAAGTCACTCCACAACAGAACCCTGGGAGAAAAGATCAGCCCAAAGTCGGACGCAACGATCTCTGTCCGTGCGGGAGTGGGAAGAAATACAAGAAGTGTCATGGTACATGA